The following coding sequences lie in one Streptomyces sp. NBC_00510 genomic window:
- a CDS encoding methyltransferase domain-containing protein, whose protein sequence is MSEPRLDDPLAYWDNRHREHDDLASGGHIGLDRPGNEIFYALRFAGVLRITGDSERANDPLLVLDAGCGKGHFARALARCGHLVDAIDASPSAVDHGRALGGGPRYAVAELSAWRSPWLYDVVLAVDVLFHVLGDTAWRAALVNLASLVRLTGRLVVTDEDAPGRVARGDYILHRPAAEYRAAVEPLGLRYGGFTPYGFRENRVGFHVFTRTS, encoded by the coding sequence ATGTCTGAGCCGCGCCTGGACGACCCCCTCGCGTACTGGGACAACCGCCACCGCGAGCACGACGACCTCGCCTCCGGCGGCCACATCGGCCTCGACCGGCCGGGCAACGAGATCTTCTACGCGCTGCGCTTCGCGGGGGTGCTGCGCATCACCGGCGACTCCGAACGCGCCAACGACCCGCTGCTCGTACTCGACGCGGGCTGCGGCAAGGGCCACTTCGCCCGGGCCCTGGCCCGCTGCGGCCACCTCGTCGACGCGATCGACGCCAGCCCCTCGGCGGTGGACCACGGCCGCGCGCTCGGCGGCGGCCCCCGCTACGCGGTGGCGGAGCTGTCGGCGTGGCGCAGCCCGTGGCTGTACGACGTGGTGCTCGCCGTGGACGTGCTCTTCCACGTGCTCGGCGACACCGCCTGGCGGGCCGCGCTGGTCAACCTCGCCTCCCTCGTCCGGCTGACCGGCCGGCTGGTCGTCACCGACGAGGACGCGCCCGGGCGCGTGGCGCGCGGCGACTACATCCTGCACCGCCCTGCGGCCGAGTACCGCGCCGCCGTCGAACCGCTCGGACTGCGGTACGGCGGCTTCACGCCGTACGGTTTCCGGGAGAACAGGGTCGGTTTCCACGTCTTCACGAGGACCTCCTGA
- a CDS encoding glycosyltransferase family 1 protein: MTGTRTVRAMVYGDVDLNLIDGSAVWAQSTVQALARAGCGTRLVLKAPVRTGRLVDPLAQLPGVSVVPTGHVLSPVQASRVLREQDEREPCDLLVLRGRRLVAQVVADGAFDGRIWAYLTDIPQSAAQMSDEAVDELTRIAEASRYLLCQTEELRCFIEAWVPAACGKCVLYPPSVPVPDFAVPGHDAARDPVRMVYTGKFAPRWNTLEMTELPGALATRGIRAELHTVGDKVHDDPRHPGFHAAMERALRSATGVVHHGGTPRQEAMRIAAGCDLGLGWRHPELDASLELSTKVLEFGTLGLPVVLNRTPAHEALLGADYPLFVPGRGTLDDAAEAVATAARSPEAYRTAARRCREAAAHFSLDRAAERLRGLVERALPAAPVALAGRGRPLRVVVAGHDLKFFTRLLDHLQALPGVEVRVDAWEALARHDAAAGRELAAWADVVVVEWCGPAAVWYSRHKRRGSRLLVRLHRFELYAGYPAQVDIDAVDRVVCVSPHYNRLTRERTGWPQEKLVTVPNWVDDRQLDRPKVPDARYRLGMIGIAPSRKRLDLGLDVLEALRARDPRWRLSVKSKMPWDYWWIWNKPEERAHYDAVLRRVQSGPLEDAVVFDDFGPDVASWLRRIGFVLSTSDDESFHLAPAEGMASGAVPALLPWPGADAIYERRWIHDSPSAMADAIAALAADGWQEAGEQARDWLRASFGLDTVRAAWTELVTGSAP, encoded by the coding sequence ATGACGGGCACGCGCACGGTCAGGGCGATGGTCTACGGGGACGTGGACCTCAACCTCATCGACGGTTCCGCGGTGTGGGCCCAGTCGACGGTGCAGGCGCTGGCGCGGGCCGGCTGCGGGACCCGGCTGGTGCTGAAGGCGCCGGTGCGCACCGGACGGCTGGTCGATCCGCTGGCGCAGCTGCCGGGGGTGTCGGTCGTACCGACCGGGCACGTCCTGTCCCCCGTCCAGGCCTCGCGGGTGCTGCGCGAGCAGGACGAGCGGGAGCCGTGCGACCTGCTGGTGCTGCGCGGTCGCCGGCTGGTGGCGCAGGTCGTCGCCGACGGCGCCTTCGACGGGCGGATCTGGGCGTACCTCACGGACATCCCGCAGTCGGCTGCGCAGATGTCGGACGAGGCGGTCGACGAACTGACCAGGATCGCCGAGGCCTCCCGCTACCTGCTGTGCCAGACCGAGGAGTTGCGCTGCTTCATCGAGGCCTGGGTGCCGGCCGCGTGCGGCAAATGCGTGCTGTACCCGCCGAGCGTGCCCGTCCCGGACTTCGCGGTGCCGGGGCACGACGCGGCGCGCGACCCCGTCCGCATGGTGTACACGGGCAAGTTCGCGCCGCGCTGGAACACCCTGGAGATGACGGAACTGCCGGGCGCGCTGGCCACCCGCGGGATCCGGGCCGAGCTGCACACCGTCGGCGACAAGGTCCACGACGACCCGCGGCACCCCGGCTTCCACGCGGCCATGGAGCGTGCGCTGCGGAGCGCGACCGGCGTGGTGCACCACGGCGGCACCCCCCGCCAGGAGGCCATGCGGATCGCCGCGGGATGCGACCTGGGGCTGGGCTGGCGTCATCCGGAACTGGACGCGAGCCTGGAACTGTCCACGAAGGTGCTGGAGTTCGGGACGCTTGGGCTGCCCGTCGTGCTCAACCGCACCCCCGCGCACGAGGCGCTGCTCGGCGCCGACTACCCGCTGTTCGTCCCCGGCCGCGGCACCCTCGACGACGCGGCGGAGGCGGTCGCCACCGCCGCCCGTTCCCCCGAGGCCTACCGCACGGCCGCCCGGCGCTGCCGCGAGGCCGCCGCGCACTTCTCACTTGACCGGGCCGCCGAACGGCTGCGCGGCCTGGTCGAACGGGCTCTGCCGGCGGCACCGGTCGCGCTCGCCGGACGCGGACGGCCGCTGCGGGTCGTCGTGGCCGGGCACGACCTGAAGTTCTTCACGCGTCTGCTGGACCACCTCCAGGCCCTGCCCGGGGTCGAGGTGCGGGTCGACGCCTGGGAGGCACTGGCCCGGCACGACGCGGCCGCCGGCCGCGAACTCGCCGCCTGGGCCGACGTCGTGGTCGTGGAGTGGTGCGGGCCGGCGGCCGTCTGGTACAGCCGCCACAAGCGGCGCGGCTCCCGCCTGCTGGTGCGCCTCCACCGCTTCGAGCTGTACGCCGGATACCCCGCGCAGGTCGACATCGACGCCGTCGACCGCGTCGTGTGCGTCAGCCCGCACTACAACCGGCTCACGCGGGAACGCACCGGCTGGCCGCAGGAGAAGCTCGTCACCGTCCCCAACTGGGTCGACGACCGGCAGCTGGACCGCCCCAAGGTCCCCGACGCCCGCTACCGCCTCGGCATGATCGGCATCGCGCCCTCGCGCAAGCGGCTCGACCTGGGCCTGGACGTGCTCGAGGCGCTGCGGGCCAGGGACCCGCGGTGGCGGCTGTCGGTGAAGTCCAAGATGCCCTGGGACTACTGGTGGATCTGGAACAAGCCCGAGGAGCGGGCGCACTACGACGCCGTGCTGCGCCGTGTGCAGTCCGGTCCGCTGGAGGACGCCGTGGTCTTCGACGACTTCGGCCCCGACGTGGCGAGCTGGCTGCGGCGCATCGGCTTCGTGCTCTCCACCAGCGACGACGAGAGCTTCCACCTCGCGCCCGCCGAGGGTATGGCCTCCGGCGCGGTACCCGCCCTGCTGCCCTGGCCGGGCGCCGACGCGATCTACGAGCGCCGCTGGATCCACGACTCCCCCTCGGCCATGGCGGACGCGATCGCGGCGCTCGCGGCCGACGGCTGGCAGGAGGCGGGCGAGCAGGCCCGCGACTGGCTGCGCGCGTCCTTCGGGCTCGACACGGTCCGCGCGGCGTGGACGGAGCTGGTCACCGGCTCGGCGCCGTGA
- a CDS encoding carbohydrate kinase family protein, with protein MTTEESPYDVLVVGGSGVDTVVRVDSLPVPLVDSLGVEPVREWPGQTGGNVALGCRALGMTVKFLDFVGDDWIGTMLRERLAKGDVDFEPLISPAGTRRAVNLVDATGRRMSFYDGRDPADLRMPREFYLPHLRRARHVHLSISHFTRFLYDDIEELGLPVSTDLHDWDGLAEHQREFARRSDLVFLSAAGAGERIADIMRGILRDGRAQAVIATAGAGGAYLLARDGGSMPRHIPAVTPPGPVVDSNGAGDAFLCGFLHGRMRGLDFESCARLGATAGAHTCTAGGNLALIDAATLESAQVSLSGT; from the coding sequence ATGACCACGGAAGAGTCGCCGTACGACGTGCTCGTCGTGGGCGGTTCCGGGGTGGACACGGTCGTGCGGGTGGACAGCCTGCCCGTACCGCTCGTGGACTCCCTCGGGGTGGAGCCGGTCCGGGAGTGGCCCGGCCAGACCGGCGGCAACGTGGCGCTGGGCTGCCGCGCGCTCGGCATGACCGTGAAGTTCCTCGACTTCGTCGGCGACGACTGGATCGGCACCATGCTCAGGGAGCGCCTGGCCAAGGGCGACGTCGACTTCGAGCCGCTGATCTCCCCCGCCGGGACCCGGCGGGCCGTCAACCTCGTGGACGCCACGGGCCGCCGGATGTCCTTCTACGACGGGCGCGACCCGGCGGACCTGCGGATGCCGCGCGAGTTCTACCTGCCGCACCTGCGCCGCGCCCGGCACGTGCACCTGTCGATCTCGCACTTCACGCGCTTCCTCTACGACGACATCGAGGAACTCGGCCTGCCCGTCTCGACCGACCTGCACGACTGGGACGGACTGGCCGAGCACCAGCGGGAGTTCGCCCGCCGCTCCGACCTGGTCTTCCTCAGCGCGGCGGGAGCGGGCGAGCGCATCGCGGACATCATGCGCGGGATCCTGCGCGACGGCCGCGCCCAGGCCGTGATCGCCACCGCGGGCGCGGGCGGCGCCTATCTGCTCGCGCGCGACGGGGGCAGCATGCCCCGGCACATCCCGGCCGTCACCCCGCCCGGCCCGGTGGTGGACTCCAACGGGGCGGGCGACGCCTTCCTCTGCGGCTTCCTCCACGGGCGCATGCGCGGACTGGACTTCGAGTCCTGCGCCCGGCTCGGCGCGACGGCAGGTGCCCACACCTGCACGGCGGGCGGCAACCTCGCCCTCATCGACGCCGCGACGCTGGAGTCCGCTCAGGTCTCCCTCTCCGGCACGTAG
- a CDS encoding STM4015 family protein: MSHVEHLQELNGLPAFDFPAPGARQELPAAGAVAWRLAVNPWEDDAKETFAQLWDRFLETVEPAGVRALVLGQWGEPYDNDSGVLVRLLVDARERLTTLEAVFIGDLEMEEAEISWIEQSDVTPVLEAYPRLEEFGVRGGTGLRFPATRHQRLRTLRFEAGGLPGEAVRGVAASELPALEHLELWLGVAEYGGDATVADLAPVLAGGRFPALRHLGLRNSEIQDEIAAAVAAAPVVAQLSSLDLSLGVLTDDGVTALLAGQPLTHLNWLDLHHNFVTEPVAERVRAALEPSGVEVDLSEPGDEDEWDGEVHRYTAVAE; the protein is encoded by the coding sequence ATGTCCCACGTCGAACATCTGCAGGAACTGAACGGCCTGCCGGCCTTCGACTTCCCCGCGCCCGGCGCGCGGCAGGAGCTCCCGGCGGCGGGCGCGGTGGCGTGGCGGCTGGCCGTCAACCCCTGGGAGGACGACGCGAAGGAGACCTTCGCGCAGTTGTGGGACCGCTTCCTGGAGACGGTCGAACCCGCCGGGGTACGGGCCCTGGTCCTGGGTCAGTGGGGCGAGCCCTACGACAACGACTCCGGCGTCCTCGTGCGGCTGCTCGTGGACGCGCGTGAACGGCTGACCACGCTGGAGGCCGTGTTCATCGGCGACTTGGAGATGGAGGAGGCCGAGATCTCCTGGATCGAGCAGTCCGACGTGACGCCGGTGCTCGAGGCCTATCCGCGGCTGGAGGAGTTCGGCGTCCGCGGCGGCACCGGACTGCGCTTCCCGGCGACCCGCCACCAGCGGCTGCGCACGCTCCGCTTCGAGGCGGGCGGCCTGCCCGGCGAGGCGGTCCGCGGTGTCGCCGCGAGCGAACTCCCGGCGCTGGAGCACCTGGAGCTGTGGCTGGGCGTGGCGGAGTACGGAGGCGACGCCACGGTCGCCGACCTCGCGCCGGTCCTGGCCGGCGGCCGCTTCCCCGCGCTGCGCCACCTCGGCCTGCGCAACAGCGAGATCCAGGACGAGATCGCGGCCGCCGTCGCCGCGGCCCCCGTCGTGGCCCAGCTCTCCTCGCTCGACCTGTCCCTGGGCGTGCTCACCGACGACGGTGTGACCGCCCTGCTCGCCGGCCAGCCGCTCACCCACCTGAACTGGCTGGACCTGCACCACAACTTCGTCACCGAGCCGGTCGCCGAGCGCGTGCGGGCCGCCCTCGAGCCCTCGGGCGTCGAGGTCGACCTCTCGGAACCCGGTGACGAGGACGAGTGGGACGGCGAGGTCCACCGCTACACCGCCGTCGCGGAGTGA
- a CDS encoding STM4015 family protein — protein sequence MTVTRHLETFHGLRVHTLPEAGTAELPGPDAVAWRLDCFEAGEIPFPELWGHFTAAVDTTRVRALVLGPWWDDEYSELRPVLELVLADAERFPALRALFLADVTGEECEVSWLQLTDVTPVLERFPLLEEFGVRGGDSQGLGEEPLSLRPVRHEALRVLRLESGGLPGAVVRAVGACELPSLERLELWLGVEQYGGDATVADLAPVLAGGRFPALRHLGLQDSELQDEIAAAVASAPVVAQLETLSLSMGTLTDTGAEALLGGQPLTHLKRLDLHHHFLSGAVAERLSAVVGSAGTEVDLSEHCEPHHWRNEEWRYVAVSE from the coding sequence ATGACCGTCACACGTCACCTGGAGACCTTCCACGGGCTGCGCGTGCACACGCTGCCGGAGGCCGGCACGGCCGAGCTGCCCGGGCCCGACGCCGTGGCCTGGCGGCTGGACTGCTTCGAGGCCGGCGAGATCCCCTTCCCCGAGCTGTGGGGCCACTTCACCGCGGCGGTCGACACCACGCGGGTGCGCGCGCTGGTCCTCGGCCCCTGGTGGGACGACGAGTACTCCGAGCTGCGTCCCGTCCTCGAACTGGTGCTCGCGGACGCGGAGCGTTTCCCCGCGCTGCGCGCCCTGTTCCTCGCCGACGTGACCGGCGAGGAGTGCGAGGTCTCCTGGCTGCAGCTGACCGACGTCACGCCCGTCCTCGAACGCTTCCCGCTGCTGGAGGAGTTCGGGGTCCGCGGCGGCGACTCGCAGGGGCTGGGCGAGGAGCCGCTGTCGCTGCGTCCCGTCCGTCACGAGGCGCTGCGCGTGCTGCGCCTGGAGTCCGGCGGGCTGCCCGGCGCGGTGGTGCGGGCGGTCGGCGCCTGCGAACTGCCCTCGCTGGAGCGGCTGGAGCTGTGGCTCGGCGTGGAGCAGTACGGAGGCGACGCCACGGTCGCCGACCTCGCGCCGGTCCTGGCCGGTGGCCGCTTCCCCGCGCTGCGCCACCTCGGCCTGCAGGACAGCGAGTTGCAGGACGAGATCGCGGCGGCCGTGGCCTCCGCTCCCGTCGTCGCGCAGCTGGAGACGCTGAGCCTGTCCATGGGCACCCTCACCGACACCGGCGCCGAGGCGCTGCTGGGCGGCCAGCCGCTCACCCATCTCAAGCGGCTCGACCTGCACCACCACTTCCTGAGCGGGGCCGTGGCCGAGCGGCTGAGCGCCGTCGTGGGCTCCGCGGGCACCGAGGTCGACCTGTCGGAGCACTGCGAGCCGCATCACTGGCGGAACGAGGAGTGGCGCTATGTCGCCGTCTCCGAGTAG
- a CDS encoding STM4014 family protein, with protein sequence MSPSPSSGTGGALRIAVVGNPGNRRTTLFADAVRAAGHPAPRVLAWRDVLRGRYAFAPGEFVRVDSPGEDAEVDRMLRGADDPARVEGTALWYRRFTAAVHEVTEAARRAGAVPSADAEEVAVLFDKRRCHTRLAAAGVPVPPAPDGPPVRGWAELRERLRSARISRAFLKPAHGSSASGVVALAMAGPGRVKATTSVETTADGRLFNSLRVREYRTEREVAALVDALAPDGLHVERWLPKASQHGRAADLRVVVVAGRATHAVVRTSPHPMTNLHLGGARGDLDTARAAIRAAGGDFGEVLTTAERAAACFPGTLCVGVDVLPATGWRRFAVGEVNAFGDLLPRLTGLPGSGAEGLDTYAAQVAAVPAAMHGARREEHNHDATA encoded by the coding sequence ATGTCGCCGTCTCCGAGTAGCGGTACCGGCGGTGCGCTCCGCATCGCCGTCGTCGGCAACCCCGGCAACCGCAGGACGACCCTCTTCGCCGACGCGGTGCGTGCCGCGGGTCATCCCGCGCCCCGTGTGCTGGCATGGCGCGACGTGCTGCGCGGCCGGTACGCCTTCGCGCCCGGCGAGTTCGTGCGCGTCGACTCGCCCGGCGAGGACGCCGAGGTCGACCGCATGCTGCGAGGCGCCGACGACCCGGCCAGGGTCGAGGGCACCGCGTTGTGGTACCGCCGTTTCACCGCCGCCGTGCACGAGGTGACGGAGGCCGCCCGCCGGGCCGGTGCGGTGCCGTCGGCGGACGCCGAGGAGGTCGCCGTGCTGTTCGACAAGCGCCGCTGCCACACCCGGCTGGCCGCCGCGGGGGTCCCGGTGCCGCCCGCTCCCGACGGACCGCCGGTGCGCGGCTGGGCCGAGCTCAGGGAGCGCCTGCGGTCCGCCCGGATCTCCCGGGCGTTCCTCAAGCCCGCGCACGGCTCCTCCGCCTCCGGGGTGGTGGCGCTGGCGATGGCGGGCCCCGGCCGGGTCAAGGCCACGACCTCGGTGGAGACCACCGCCGACGGACGCCTGTTCAACTCGCTGCGGGTACGCGAGTACCGCACGGAGCGGGAGGTCGCCGCCCTCGTGGACGCGCTGGCCCCGGACGGGCTGCACGTCGAGCGCTGGCTGCCCAAGGCGTCCCAGCACGGGCGGGCGGCCGACCTGCGGGTGGTGGTGGTCGCGGGCCGCGCCACGCACGCCGTCGTCCGCACCAGCCCGCACCCCATGACGAACCTGCACCTCGGCGGCGCCCGCGGCGACCTGGACACGGCCCGCGCGGCGATCCGCGCCGCGGGCGGCGACTTCGGGGAGGTGCTGACGACCGCCGAACGGGCGGCGGCGTGCTTCCCCGGCACGCTCTGCGTCGGCGTGGACGTCCTGCCCGCGACGGGCTGGCGCCGCTTCGCCGTCGGCGAGGTCAACGCCTTCGGGGATCTGCTGCCCCGGCTCACCGGCCTCCCCGGCAGCGGCGCCGAGGGCTTGGACACCTACGCCGCCCAGGTCGCCGCCGTACCGGCCGCGATGCACGGCGCGCGACGCGAGGAGCACAACCATGACGCCACCGCTTGA
- a CDS encoding STM4013/SEN3800 family hydrolase: MNQIVGSHDILLVTLDTLRHDVAEELTADGRIPHLARHLPGGSWERRHAPGSFTYASHQAIFAGFLPTPTTPGPHPRLFAARFAGSESTADGTFVYDTPDLVSGLAEAGYRTVCIGGVGFFNKQAPLGSVLPGLFQESHWEPEFGVPSPTSFEAQVARAEEVVAALPPQQRLFLFVNVSALHQPNWFHLPGATREAGDSRATHAAALEYVDRHIGRLFAAVSSRRPCLAVVCSDHGTAYGEDGHTGHRIGHEVVWTVPYAHFLLDGAAR; the protein is encoded by the coding sequence ATGAACCAGATCGTGGGAAGCCACGACATCCTGCTGGTCACGCTGGACACCCTCCGCCACGACGTGGCCGAGGAGCTGACCGCGGACGGCCGCATCCCCCATCTGGCCCGCCATCTGCCCGGTGGCAGCTGGGAACGCCGGCACGCGCCAGGCAGCTTCACCTACGCCTCCCACCAGGCGATCTTCGCGGGCTTCCTGCCCACGCCCACCACGCCCGGTCCCCACCCGCGGCTGTTCGCGGCGCGCTTCGCCGGCAGCGAGAGCACCGCGGACGGCACCTTCGTGTACGACACCCCCGACCTGGTGTCGGGCCTGGCCGAGGCCGGCTACCGCACGGTGTGCATCGGCGGCGTCGGCTTCTTCAACAAGCAGGCGCCGCTGGGCTCGGTGCTGCCCGGCCTCTTCCAGGAGAGCCACTGGGAGCCGGAGTTCGGCGTGCCCTCCCCGACCTCCTTCGAGGCCCAGGTGGCCCGCGCCGAGGAGGTCGTCGCCGCCCTGCCGCCGCAGCAGCGGCTCTTCCTGTTCGTGAACGTGTCGGCGCTGCACCAGCCCAACTGGTTCCACCTGCCGGGCGCCACCCGGGAGGCGGGCGACTCGCGCGCCACCCACGCCGCCGCCCTGGAGTACGTCGACCGCCACATCGGCAGGCTCTTCGCCGCCGTCTCCAGCCGCCGTCCGTGCCTGGCCGTCGTCTGCTCCGACCACGGCACGGCGTACGGCGAGGACGGCCACACCGGCCACCGCATCGGCCACGAGGTCGTGTGGACGGTGCCCTACGCCCACTTCCTCCTCGACGGGGCCGCCCGATGA
- a CDS encoding STM4012 family radical SAM protein has product MTRTEVTLSATPSATAAVRPYRHYVYAYPHKTAYRALPREHARLRDLWADEPKDALSLYFHIPFCEVRCGFCNLFTRIGAPDGLATAYLDALERQAAAVREALGEGARFANAAFGGGTPTYLEAAELERLCDLAEHGLGAGLRAIPLSVEASPATATADRLSVLAERGTTRLSLGVQSFVDAEARAAVRPQRRSDVEAALGRIREAGIPVLNIDLIYGIDGQTEGSWTRSLDAALAWRPEELYLYPLYVRPLTGLGRHAADAARGEAAWDEQRLRLYRHGRDHLLAHGYEQVSMRMFRRTGAPTTGGGDYACQTDGMVGLGCGARSYTSSLHYSFDYAVDMHHIRGIIDDYTARTTGEFAHADFGWAMDAEEARRRHLLQSLLQAEGLPVAEYRARFGTAPGEDFAAELERFADRGWLDASAGPEVLRLSPEGLAHSDAAGPELFSAAVRRRMAAYEPK; this is encoded by the coding sequence ATGACCCGCACCGAGGTGACGCTCTCCGCCACGCCCTCGGCCACGGCCGCCGTGCGCCCGTACCGGCACTACGTGTACGCGTACCCGCACAAGACGGCCTACCGCGCGCTGCCCCGCGAGCACGCCCGGCTGCGCGACCTGTGGGCGGACGAGCCGAAGGACGCGCTGTCCCTCTACTTCCACATCCCGTTCTGCGAGGTCCGCTGCGGCTTCTGCAACCTCTTCACCAGGATCGGGGCACCCGACGGCCTGGCGACCGCCTACCTGGACGCGCTGGAGCGCCAGGCCGCGGCGGTGCGGGAGGCGCTGGGCGAGGGCGCGCGGTTCGCCAACGCCGCCTTCGGCGGCGGCACCCCCACGTACCTGGAGGCTGCCGAGCTGGAGCGGCTCTGCGATCTCGCCGAACACGGCCTGGGGGCGGGCCTGCGGGCGATACCGCTCTCCGTGGAGGCCTCGCCGGCCACCGCGACCGCCGACCGGCTGTCGGTGCTGGCGGAGCGCGGCACGACCCGGCTGAGCCTGGGGGTGCAGAGCTTCGTCGACGCCGAGGCACGCGCCGCCGTCCGTCCCCAGCGCCGGTCCGACGTCGAGGCGGCGCTGGGCAGGATCCGGGAGGCGGGCATACCCGTCCTCAACATCGACCTGATCTACGGCATCGACGGCCAGACCGAGGGTTCCTGGACGCGGTCCCTCGACGCTGCGCTCGCCTGGCGGCCCGAGGAGCTGTACCTGTACCCCCTGTACGTCCGCCCGCTCACCGGCCTCGGCCGGCACGCGGCCGACGCCGCGCGGGGCGAAGCGGCGTGGGACGAACAGCGGCTGCGGCTGTACCGCCACGGCCGCGACCATCTGCTGGCGCACGGCTACGAGCAGGTGTCGATGCGCATGTTCCGCCGTACGGGGGCGCCCACCACGGGCGGCGGGGACTACGCCTGCCAGACCGACGGCATGGTGGGCCTGGGCTGCGGCGCCCGTTCGTACACCTCCTCGCTGCACTACTCCTTCGACTACGCCGTCGACATGCACCACATCCGCGGCATCATCGACGACTACACGGCGCGCACCACGGGGGAGTTCGCCCACGCCGACTTCGGCTGGGCGATGGACGCCGAGGAGGCCCGCCGCCGTCATCTGCTGCAGTCCCTGCTGCAGGCCGAGGGCCTGCCGGTCGCGGAGTACCGGGCCCGGTTCGGCACGGCTCCCGGGGAGGACTTCGCCGCGGAACTGGAGCGCTTCGCGGACCGGGGCTGGCTCGACGCCTCAGCGGGGCCGGAGGTGCTGCGGCTGTCGCCCGAGGGGCTGGCCCACTCCGACGCGGCCGGACCCGAGCTGTTCTCCGCCGCCGTCCGCCGGCGCATGGCCGCCTACGAGCCCAAGTGA
- a CDS encoding STM4011 family radical SAM protein has protein sequence MDLTILYRGPLASCDYDCPYCPFAKRRDSRAQLTADRAALERFAGWAAGRTGDRLSLLFTPWGEGLVRSWYRRTLAELSRLPHVRRVAIQTNLSCRTEWMDEADLDTLALWCTFHPGQTPYDRFLAKCRELADRGVRHSVGVVGLPEHLEQADRLRADLPDHVYLWVNAAEGHTYTDAEAARWTALDPLFPYSRHPHRSAGLPCRTGESVISVDGEGTVRRCHFVPEELGNLYDGSYRAALRPRACPLAVCDCHIGYVHLETLPLYDVFAGGVLERIPAAPPPGRTPLPLLLPPLLP, from the coding sequence ATGGACCTGACGATCCTCTACCGTGGCCCGCTGGCCTCGTGCGACTACGACTGCCCGTACTGCCCCTTCGCCAAGCGCCGTGACAGCCGCGCCCAGCTGACCGCCGACCGCGCCGCGCTGGAGCGCTTCGCGGGCTGGGCGGCCGGGCGGACCGGCGACCGGCTCTCCCTGCTGTTCACCCCGTGGGGCGAGGGCCTGGTGCGCTCCTGGTACCGGCGTACGCTGGCGGAGCTGAGCCGACTTCCGCACGTCCGCAGGGTGGCGATCCAGACCAATCTGAGCTGCCGCACGGAGTGGATGGACGAGGCCGACCTGGACACGCTCGCCCTGTGGTGCACCTTCCACCCGGGCCAGACGCCCTACGACCGCTTCCTGGCCAAGTGCCGCGAGCTCGCGGACCGCGGCGTGCGCCACAGCGTGGGCGTCGTCGGACTGCCGGAGCACCTGGAACAGGCCGACCGGCTGCGGGCCGACCTCCCGGACCACGTCTACCTGTGGGTCAACGCAGCCGAGGGCCACACGTACACCGACGCCGAGGCGGCGCGGTGGACCGCGCTGGACCCGCTCTTCCCGTACAGCCGGCATCCGCACCGCAGCGCGGGCCTGCCGTGCCGCACGGGCGAGTCGGTCATCTCGGTGGACGGCGAGGGCACGGTGCGCCGCTGCCACTTCGTCCCCGAGGAACTGGGCAACCTCTACGACGGCTCCTACCGCGCGGCGCTGCGCCCGCGTGCGTGCCCGCTGGCCGTCTGCGACTGCCACATCGGCTACGTCCACCTGGAGACGCTGCCGTTGTACGACGTGTTCGCGGGCGGGGTCCTGGAGCGGATCCCCGCCGCGCCGCCGCCGGGGCGGACTCCGCTCCCGCTGCTCCTGCCGCCCCTGCTCCCGTAG
- a CDS encoding SAM-dependent methyltransferase: MTDKGFPAEEIDTSRPHPARMYDYYLGGKDNYEADREAAEMVIRMTPDARPSARANRDFMQRAVRYAAGQGVRQFVDIGTGIPTSPNTHEVARSVVPEARVAYVDNDPIVAAHAGARLTNTGNAGFFLGDVREPETILEHATIRELIDFDEPVALMLVALLHFVREEEDPAGIVRTLTKNLPAGSFLILSHGTTDFHRDVDADAGEAYKNATSTLNLRSKPQIEPFFEGFSLVEPGLVQVPRWRPDSPSAQEGEHARAAFWGGVGRKG, encoded by the coding sequence TTGACCGACAAGGGCTTCCCCGCGGAGGAGATCGACACCAGCCGGCCGCACCCGGCCCGGATGTACGACTACTACCTCGGCGGCAAGGACAACTACGAGGCCGACCGCGAGGCGGCCGAGATGGTGATCCGCATGACCCCCGACGCGCGCCCCAGCGCCCGCGCCAACCGGGACTTCATGCAGCGCGCGGTGCGCTACGCGGCGGGGCAGGGCGTCCGGCAGTTCGTCGACATCGGCACCGGCATCCCCACCTCGCCCAACACCCACGAGGTCGCCCGCTCCGTCGTCCCCGAGGCCCGGGTCGCCTACGTCGACAACGACCCCATCGTCGCGGCCCATGCCGGCGCGCGGCTCACCAACACCGGCAACGCCGGCTTCTTCCTCGGCGACGTCCGCGAGCCCGAGACCATCCTGGAGCACGCCACCATCCGGGAGCTGATCGACTTCGACGAGCCCGTCGCCCTGATGCTCGTCGCGCTGCTGCACTTCGTCCGCGAGGAGGAGGACCCGGCGGGGATCGTGCGCACCCTCACCAAGAACCTCCCGGCCGGCAGCTTCCTGATCCTCAGCCACGGCACGACCGACTTCCACCGGGACGTCGACGCCGACGCCGGTGAGGCGTACAAGAACGCCACCTCCACCCTCAACCTGCGCAGCAAGCCGCAGATCGAGCCCTTCTTCGAGGGGTTCTCCCTGGTCGAGCCGGGCCTGGTGCAGGTGCCGCGGTGGCGCCCGGACTCCCCGTCCGCGCAGGAGGGCGAGCACGCCCGCGCAGCCTTCTGGGGAGGCGTCGGCCGCAAGGGCTGA